CTGTAGAGTTGAACCGTACTTCTCTCTTCTTGGGACTACTGCTCATTTTCGTAACTGTGCTACTTTTTTCCAGCTATTTCTTTAACTAGCGTGGCTTAGAGATCAGTTAGAAAAGATTCTATTTCTTGAATAATCTCTAAATTCTCCA
This genomic stretch from Pseudanabaena galeata CCNP1313 harbors:
- a CDS encoding photosystem II reaction center protein L gives rise to the protein MAPKNPNSQPVELNRTSLFLGLLLIFVTVLLFSSYFFN